One part of the Glycine max cultivar Williams 82 chromosome 14, Glycine_max_v4.0, whole genome shotgun sequence genome encodes these proteins:
- the LOC100527896 gene encoding Lachrymatory-factor synthase-like, with product MEHDMHQRWEGKVSAKLRNTTKEQAWPLVKDFFNLHKRFPSLATCYGVHGSNGEPGCIRFCAGSSIPSSNGSGSVSWSKERLVAVHDVDLSLKYEMVDNNIGFRSYESTMRVLSDDDSNGCLLEWSFAVDPVKGLVLEDLVRKYHVGLQLMALKMEDEIVSLASAM from the coding sequence ATGGAACATGATATGCATCAAAGATGGGAAGGCAAGGTTTCAGCGAAGCTGAGAAACACCACTAAGGAACAAGCATGGCCTCTCGTAAAGGACTTCTTCAACCTCCACAAACGGTTCCCCTCCCTCGCCACGTGCTACGGGGTTCACGGATCTAATGGTGAGCCTGGCTGCATACGATTCTGTGCCGGATCCTCCATTCCATCATCCAACGGCTCAGGGAGCGTGAGCTGGTCAAAGGAAAGGCTTGTAGCCGTTCATGATGTTGACTTGAGTTTGAAGTATGAGATGGTCGACAACAATATCGGATTCAGATCGTACGAGTCAACCATGAGGGTCCTAAGTGATGATGACTCCAATGGATGCTTGTTGGAATGGTCCTTTGCCGTTGACCCTGTCAAAGGGTTGGTGCTTGAGGATCTGGTTAGGAAGTACCACGTGGGGCTTCAGCTTATGGCCCTGAAAATGGAGGACGAAATTGTAAGTTTGGCTAGTGCTATGTAG